One Campylobacter concisus DNA segment encodes these proteins:
- the rpsP gene encoding 30S ribosomal protein S16 → MATVVRLTRMGRKKRPFYRIVVTDSRKRRDSGWIESIGYYNPMVEPNVINFNKERLDYWKSVGAKLSDRVAQITK, encoded by the coding sequence ATGGCAACAGTAGTAAGACTAACAAGAATGGGACGTAAGAAAAGACCTTTTTATCGTATAGTTGTTACAGATAGTAGAAAAAGACGTGATAGTGGCTGGATAGAAAGTATTGGCTATTACAACCCTATGGTTGAGCCAAATGTTATAAATTTCAACAAAGAGAGATTAGATTACTGGAAAAGCGTTGGTGCTAAACTTAGCGATAGAGTTGCACAAATTACAAAATAA
- a CDS encoding KH domain-containing protein, giving the protein MVKNFLYEYAKLIADFPDKVSVDRQELGENFVEIIINADKIDTGKLIGKDGKMINAIKTVIIGCKAKDNTSYRVTVKAIE; this is encoded by the coding sequence ATGGTTAAAAATTTTTTATACGAATACGCCAAGTTGATTGCTGATTTTCCTGATAAAGTAAGTGTTGATCGTCAGGAACTTGGTGAAAATTTTGTTGAAATTATCATAAATGCTGACAAGATTGATACTGGAAAACTTATCGGTAAAGACGGCAAAATGATAAATGCTATAAAGACCGTTATTATTGGTTGTAAAGCCAAAGATAATACAAGCTATAGGGTAACGGTAAAAGCTATTGAATAG
- the rimM gene encoding ribosome maturation factor RimM (Essential for efficient processing of 16S rRNA) — translation MNSDIVEVATIGRCVGLRGYLKLHNKSDFPEQYKKGATFFYKNNDQLTIKDYNRQKELVLFENFDDLDLAKTLVNKTIYTTKELTRKNCKLKKDEFFQFDIIGLRVVENGEILGIVEDIQDNFANSLLYIKTDERLIANGKPRNFYIPYLEHFIVSVNLDSGEVLVKGSKDILENS, via the coding sequence TTGAATAGTGATATTGTTGAAGTCGCTACTATCGGAAGATGTGTTGGTTTAAGGGGTTATTTAAAACTTCACAACAAGAGCGACTTTCCAGAACAGTATAAAAAAGGTGCAACCTTTTTTTATAAAAACAATGATCAGCTTACCATAAAAGACTATAACAGACAAAAAGAGCTGGTTTTGTTTGAAAATTTTGATGACTTAGATCTTGCTAAGACGCTAGTAAATAAAACTATCTACACCACAAAAGAACTCACTAGAAAAAACTGCAAATTAAAAAAAGATGAATTTTTTCAATTTGATATTATAGGTTTAAGGGTTGTAGAAAATGGAGAAATTTTAGGTATTGTAGAAGATATTCAGGACAATTTTGCTAATTCGCTTTTATATATAAAAACAGATGAAAGACTTATTGCTAATGGCAAGCCAAGGAATTTTTACATTCCATATTTAGAGCATTTTATCGTAAGTGTAAATTTGGATAGTGGAGAGGTTTTAGTAAAAGGTTCGAAAGACATCTTAGAAAATTCATGA
- the trmD gene encoding tRNA (guanosine(37)-N1)-methyltransferase TrmD, translating into MKFTFITLFENLVKPYFSDSILKRAIGNKFIEIDFINPRNFTKDKHNKVDDYMIGGGAGLLMFPQPLDESIKFLKEKDKNAHVIFLMPAGKKFSQNDAKRLSKKDHICFVCSRYEGLDERVVELWADEIFCIGDFILTGGELPALCMSDAISRNIPGILGNDMSLEVESFEDNLLEAPSFTKPDNFKSLFVVSEFLKGNHAKIHNLKNKMAHCKTRYFRPDLYQKLKPHK; encoded by the coding sequence ATGAAATTTACATTTATTACACTTTTTGAAAATTTAGTCAAACCTTATTTTAGTGATTCTATTTTAAAACGTGCAATTGGTAATAAATTTATTGAAATTGATTTTATAAATCCAAGAAATTTTACCAAAGATAAGCATAATAAAGTCGATGATTATATGATAGGAGGCGGAGCAGGGCTTTTAATGTTTCCGCAGCCCTTAGATGAGTCGATCAAATTTTTAAAAGAAAAAGATAAAAATGCTCATGTGATATTTTTGATGCCAGCTGGTAAAAAATTTAGCCAAAATGATGCAAAGAGGCTTTCTAAAAAAGACCATATTTGCTTTGTTTGTAGCAGATATGAGGGGCTTGATGAACGTGTTGTTGAGCTTTGGGCGGATGAAATTTTTTGCATAGGTGATTTTATTTTAACTGGCGGTGAGCTGCCTGCGCTTTGTATGAGCGACGCTATATCAAGAAATATTCCTGGGATTTTAGGAAACGATATGAGTCTTGAAGTGGAGAGTTTTGAGGATAATTTGCTTGAAGCTCCATCTTTTACAAAACCTGATAATTTTAAATCTCTCTTTGTAGTTTCAGAGTTTTTAAAGGGTAATCATGCTAAAATCCACAACTTAAAAAACAAGATGGCTCACTGCAAAACAAGGTACTTTCGCCCTGATTTATATCAAAAGCTAAAGCCACATAAATAA
- the rplS gene encoding 50S ribosomal protein L19 — MRNKYIEAFENAQIAGKNIPDFRAGDTLRVATRIHEGDKTRIQNFEGICIARRGSGTGETFIIRKIGANSVGVERIFPIFSDSIEEIKVLRKGRVRRAKLFYLRELRGKAAKIRELRK; from the coding sequence ATGAGAAATAAATACATTGAGGCGTTTGAAAATGCTCAAATTGCTGGTAAAAATATCCCTGACTTCCGTGCAGGAGATACATTGCGTGTGGCTACTCGTATTCACGAGGGAGACAAAACGAGAATTCAAAATTTTGAAGGCATTTGTATAGCTAGACGTGGTAGCGGCACTGGCGAAACATTTATCATCAGGAAAATCGGTGCTAACAGTGTTGGTGTTGAGAGAATTTTCCCAATATTTAGTGATTCTATCGAAGAGATAAAGGTTCTTAGAAAAGGTCGTGTTAGAAGAGCTAAACTATTCTACCTACGTGAACTACGTGGTAAAGCTGCTAAAATCCGCGAACTTAGAAAATAA
- a CDS encoding CorA family divalent cation transporter, with the protein MSYKSSVCGYFYGDEYDYILLVSFTQKQSYKFLFKNGKIYKEDFDHECDKNEFEAALKKLCNEYANKILEHQEELNEYEKIYASRKNFNKFIKRHHFLKYEIRKFQNKISHFYETLSICQSEQQNLKKELKNSTHEANVFRTMANEYACRIDDIYTFIQSIKNDKINQNIYILTMISAVMLPLNLITGFFGMNTQGLPFNETKNATMIVVSIMLGVILCCVIFLFWYTNKKK; encoded by the coding sequence ATGAGTTATAAAAGTTCAGTTTGTGGATATTTTTATGGCGATGAATACGACTATATTTTGCTTGTTTCTTTCACGCAAAAGCAAAGCTATAAATTTTTATTTAAAAATGGCAAAATTTACAAAGAAGACTTTGATCACGAATGCGATAAAAACGAGTTTGAAGCGGCTCTTAAAAAACTATGTAATGAATATGCAAACAAAATTTTAGAACATCAAGAAGAGCTAAACGAGTATGAAAAAATTTATGCTAGTCGAAAAAACTTTAATAAATTTATCAAAAGACATCACTTTTTAAAATATGAGATTAGAAAATTTCAAAACAAGATATCTCACTTTTATGAGACACTTTCGATTTGTCAAAGCGAGCAACAAAATTTAAAAAAAGAGCTTAAAAATAGTACTCATGAGGCAAATGTTTTTAGAACAATGGCTAATGAATATGCCTGCAGAATCGATGATATTTATACATTTATACAAAGTATAAAAAACGACAAAATCAATCAAAACATTTACATTTTAACAATGATATCGGCTGTAATGCTACCACTAAATCTGATAACTGGTTTTTTTGGTATGAATACACAAGGCTTGCCATTTAATGAAACTAAAAATGCTACCATGATAGTTGTATCAATAATGCTTGGAGTAATTCTTTGTTGTGTTATTTTTTTATTTTGGTATACAAATAAGAAGAAGTAG
- the tgt gene encoding tRNA guanosine(34) transglycosylase Tgt has translation MKFEVIKKDGNARRGVLTTAHSVIQTPVFMPVGTVGAVKSLDAFDMSEILDAKIILANTYHMYLRPGSKVVREFGGLHGFSKFDRSFLTDSGGFQAFSLRSNTKNDDGGIKFKSHIDGSTHYFTPKSVLDTQYDLGSDIMMILDDLVALPAEPKRIDLSIKRTIKWAKEAINYHKFMQNKGIGLNQNIFGIVQGGTDYDARKFCAEALNEMPFDGLAIGGLSVGESNEAMYDTVEAVMPFMDELRPRYLMGVGTPEDLVENVERGVDMFDCVMPTRNARNGTLFTSFGKINIKSAKFINDHMPIDPECQCYTCKRYSRGYLNHLFKARELTFFRLASLHNLHYYLNLMKEMREAIERGEFTKFKKNFYAKRVKNEL, from the coding sequence ATGAAATTTGAAGTTATAAAAAAAGATGGCAACGCAAGGCGTGGCGTGCTTACCACAGCCCACAGCGTGATACAAACGCCAGTTTTTATGCCAGTTGGCACGGTTGGCGCAGTCAAAAGCCTTGACGCCTTTGATATGAGCGAAATTTTAGACGCAAAGATCATTTTAGCAAACACCTACCACATGTACCTGCGCCCTGGCAGCAAGGTCGTGCGTGAGTTTGGCGGACTGCATGGATTTTCTAAATTTGATCGCTCGTTTTTAACAGATAGCGGTGGTTTTCAGGCATTTTCGCTTAGATCAAACACCAAAAATGATGATGGTGGGATAAAATTTAAAAGCCATATCGACGGCAGCACGCACTATTTTACGCCAAAATCTGTTCTTGACACGCAGTACGATCTAGGTAGCGATATTATGATGATACTTGATGATTTGGTTGCCCTACCTGCTGAGCCAAAGAGGATCGATCTAAGCATAAAACGAACGATAAAATGGGCAAAAGAGGCGATTAATTATCATAAATTTATGCAAAACAAGGGCATTGGACTAAACCAAAATATCTTTGGTATCGTTCAGGGTGGAACAGATTACGATGCACGTAAATTTTGTGCCGAAGCTTTAAATGAGATGCCATTTGACGGCCTTGCCATAGGAGGTCTTAGCGTTGGCGAGAGTAATGAGGCGATGTATGACACGGTTGAGGCGGTTATGCCATTTATGGATGAGCTTAGACCTCGCTATCTAATGGGTGTTGGCACGCCTGAAGATCTCGTGGAAAACGTGGAGCGAGGCGTTGATATGTTTGACTGCGTCATGCCAACAAGAAATGCAAGAAACGGTACGCTTTTTACCAGCTTTGGCAAGATAAATATAAAATCAGCTAAATTTATAAATGACCATATGCCAATCGATCCAGAGTGCCAGTGCTACACCTGCAAGCGCTACTCAAGAGGCTATCTAAACCACCTTTTTAAGGCAAGAGAGCTAACGTTTTTTAGACTGGCAAGCCTTCACAACCTGCACTACTATCTAAATTTGATGAAAGAGATGAGAGAGGCGATAGAAAGAGGCGAATTTACTAAATTTAAGAAAAATTTTTATGCTAAAAGGGTAAAAAATGAGTTATAA
- a CDS encoding MlaE family ABC transporter permease, with protein MQKRNDIVFTEANGTATIKFAGEFSYKEAKNLQSIFKKIQKLNGNVKFDFSELKSIDYAVLILLKNTLNGKKFEIITNDEKIKAMGELLNDEKIDFRYMPPHNSLNFFSRLGEKICEGFVNLVEFGSFLGEFLIKSVKILLNPANLRFREFSNYIKDGGVNAVFIVSLTAFLIGVVLAYLGSAMLASFGASIFIVEIMGMLTLREVAPLIAAIVIAGRSASSFTAQIGAMKLTEEIDAMKTMGFEPFNFLVLPRIIAMVLCVPVIIFIADAISILGQMIICQTILDISFSDYLNRFREMVELRHFAVGMIKAPFFGAVIAIIGCMRGFGVSQNAQSLGAMTTVSVVNAIFWVIALDAFFAIIFMWLKI; from the coding sequence TTGCAAAAGAGAAATGATATCGTTTTTACCGAAGCAAACGGCACTGCGACCATAAAATTTGCAGGTGAGTTTAGCTACAAAGAGGCTAAAAATTTACAAAGCATTTTTAAAAAAATCCAAAAGCTTAACGGCAATGTTAAATTTGACTTTAGCGAGCTAAAGAGCATTGATTACGCTGTTTTGATCCTTTTAAAAAACACTCTAAATGGCAAGAAATTTGAGATCATCACAAATGACGAGAAGATAAAGGCGATGGGCGAGCTGCTAAATGACGAGAAGATCGACTTTAGATATATGCCACCGCACAATAGCCTAAATTTTTTCTCACGCTTGGGAGAGAAAATTTGCGAGGGATTTGTAAATTTAGTTGAGTTTGGCTCGTTTTTGGGTGAGTTTTTGATAAAAAGCGTCAAAATTTTACTTAATCCTGCAAATTTAAGGTTTAGAGAATTTAGCAACTATATAAAAGATGGCGGTGTAAATGCCGTTTTTATCGTATCACTCACCGCTTTTTTGATAGGCGTCGTGCTTGCATATCTTGGTAGTGCGATGCTTGCAAGCTTTGGGGCAAGTATATTTATAGTCGAGATCATGGGGATGCTGACGCTTAGAGAAGTGGCTCCGCTTATAGCTGCTATCGTTATTGCAGGTAGGTCTGCTTCTAGTTTTACTGCACAAATAGGCGCCATGAAGCTAACTGAAGAGATAGATGCGATGAAGACGATGGGATTTGAGCCGTTTAACTTTTTGGTGCTACCGCGCATCATCGCCATGGTGCTTTGTGTGCCTGTCATTATCTTTATAGCTGATGCGATAAGCATTTTAGGACAGATGATCATTTGTCAAACGATACTTGATATCAGTTTTAGCGACTATCTTAATAGATTTCGCGAGATGGTCGAGCTTAGGCACTTTGCTGTTGGTATGATAAAGGCTCCGTTTTTTGGCGCTGTTATAGCGATCATTGGGTGCATGAGGGGATTTGGCGTTAGTCAAAACGCCCAAAGCCTTGGAGCGATGACAACCGTTAGCGTTGTAAATGCGATATTTTGGGTCATTGCGCTTGACGCCTTTTTCGCGATAATTTTTATGTGGCTAAAGATATGA
- a CDS encoding ABC transporter ATP-binding protein → MNEIIVGKNITTSYGDKIMHDNVSWSVKEAEIYGFLGGSGTGKTTLMKTMIYLKKPNNGDITFDGVNMWKSSQQEQQDIKLKSGTMFQFGALYSSMTILDNVGVLLHEYSKFNKRQIDEIAMFWIQKVGLKKEVSMLYPSELSGGMKKRAALARALVLSPRVLFLDEPNSGLDPVSSRQMDALIKELRDSIGVTVVMVTHDADSIFDILDRFLIIDNKKIAFEGDIKELEYLENNPLEELFKMRKK, encoded by the coding sequence ATGAACGAGATAATAGTTGGAAAAAACATAACGACAAGTTATGGCGATAAGATAATGCACGATAATGTGAGCTGGAGCGTCAAAGAGGCTGAAATTTATGGCTTTTTGGGCGGTAGTGGCACTGGTAAAACGACGCTAATGAAGACGATGATATATCTAAAAAAGCCAAATAATGGCGATATAACGTTTGACGGCGTCAATATGTGGAAAAGTAGCCAACAAGAACAACAAGATATAAAGCTAAAAAGTGGGACGATGTTTCAGTTTGGAGCGCTTTATAGCTCGATGACGATCCTTGATAACGTGGGCGTTTTGCTTCATGAGTACTCTAAATTTAACAAGCGCCAGATCGATGAGATAGCGATGTTTTGGATACAAAAAGTGGGGCTAAAAAAAGAGGTCTCAATGCTCTATCCAAGCGAGCTAAGTGGCGGTATGAAAAAAAGAGCCGCACTTGCAAGAGCCTTGGTGCTAAGCCCTAGGGTGCTATTTTTAGACGAGCCAAATAGTGGCCTTGATCCAGTTAGCTCACGCCAGATGGATGCACTCATAAAAGAGCTTCGTGATAGCATCGGCGTGACTGTTGTCATGGTGACGCATGATGCGGATAGTATTTTTGATATTTTGGATAGATTTTTGATAATAGATAACAAAAAGATAGCCTTTGAGGGAGATATAAAAGAGCTTGAGTATCTTGAAAATAACCCGCTTGAAGAGCTATTTAAAATGAGGAAAAAGTAG
- a CDS encoding MlaD family protein, with translation MENRNSYTIVGMFFIACLTAFAIFIWWMTSKNNTKVDFKEYYIHTSELPSGLKVDSTVKFIGVPAGSVSDINFVDDKNALINITMKIREDLPIKADSIASIEVQAISGVASINISRGTKDFSPDQKPILQLEESLFSKLGNNAENITLKINQTLDKVDNFFSPENIEHVESILKNIDKFTQVLTDEEGLSEVDSIVKNVKNFTDSLNKTDTKELVKNLNTLISNANQVFISANSAINGYNSLQELITAKAKDGEYDLRNTVGPLLREASDFLNGFDKTLREFRGALQRLEDNPYEFFFTNPVLNDKGDKK, from the coding sequence ATGGAAAATAGAAATTCTTATACCATTGTCGGCATGTTTTTTATAGCCTGCCTTACAGCATTTGCCATATTTATCTGGTGGATGACTAGCAAAAATAATACAAAGGTTGATTTTAAGGAGTATTACATCCACACAAGCGAGCTGCCAAGCGGCTTAAAAGTGGACTCTACGGTTAAATTTATCGGCGTGCCAGCAGGAAGCGTTAGCGATATAAATTTTGTCGATGACAAAAACGCTCTTATAAACATCACGATGAAGATAAGAGAGGATCTGCCTATCAAGGCTGACAGTATTGCAAGTATTGAAGTTCAGGCTATTAGTGGCGTTGCTAGTATAAATATAAGCCGTGGCACTAAGGATTTTTCACCAGATCAAAAGCCTATCTTGCAGCTTGAAGAGAGCTTGTTTTCAAAACTTGGAAACAATGCAGAAAACATCACTTTAAAGATAAATCAAACACTCGATAAAGTAGATAACTTTTTCTCTCCTGAAAATATCGAACACGTTGAGTCGATCCTTAAAAATATTGATAAATTTACACAAGTTTTAACAGATGAGGAGGGATTAAGCGAGGTTGATAGTATCGTTAAAAATGTGAAAAATTTTACAGATAGTTTAAACAAAACCGACACAAAAGAGCTTGTTAAAAATTTAAACACTCTAATTTCAAATGCAAACCAAGTTTTTATATCGGCAAATTCGGCTATTAATGGATATAATTCGTTGCAAGAACTTATCACCGCAAAAGCAAAAGACGGCGAGTACGACCTTAGAAATACAGTTGGACCGTTATTAAGAGAAGCGAGTGATTTTTTAAATGGATTTGACAAGACGCTTCGGGAGTTTAGAGGTGCGCTTCAAAGACTCGAAGATAATCCTTACGAGTTTTTCTTCACAAATCCGGTCTTAAACGACAAAGGAGATAAGAAATGA
- a CDS encoding ABC-type transport auxiliary lipoprotein family protein: MRNLIYIATAFFFFGCSLKTDVPQATMYEIHYSNKECSAENKQKELKNVFIENVSALDMVDTRKILIVAENNKIRYLSDAKFVSEPSEMVYKSLVKGLYSNCAAKPIFSPNAKDLRLKVSIISLQIRGDKAEVSLAYELFNANTSLKSGMITKEIFCPDPSSSTIFDTINKATNLAIDTLISEIIS; this comes from the coding sequence ATGAGAAATTTGATATACATAGCGACTGCTTTTTTCTTTTTTGGCTGCTCACTAAAGACAGATGTACCGCAAGCTACGATGTATGAAATCCACTATTCAAACAAAGAGTGCTCAGCTGAAAACAAGCAAAAAGAGCTAAAAAATGTCTTCATAGAAAATGTGAGTGCTCTTGATATGGTTGATACTAGAAAAATTTTGATTGTGGCTGAGAATAATAAAATCAGATACCTAAGCGATGCTAAATTTGTCTCTGAGCCAAGCGAAATGGTCTATAAATCGCTTGTAAAAGGGCTTTATTCAAACTGTGCTGCTAAGCCGATATTTTCACCAAATGCAAAAGATCTTAGACTAAAAGTAAGCATCATCTCTCTTCAAATAAGAGGTGACAAGGCCGAAGTTTCGCTAGCTTATGAGCTATTCAATGCAAACACTTCGCTAAAATCAGGTATGATTACAAAAGAAATTTTCTGCCCAGATCCAAGCTCAAGTACTATTTTTGATACGATAAATAAGGCTACAAATTTAGCAATCGACACACTAATCTCTGAAATAATCTCTTAA
- a CDS encoding COG3400 family protein, producing MKKILIIADGTFARNFLNRLLETKSNLHHYIVVSSEDYSQKSNYENFTFYQFDPTSLSKLKSVSDGYFSQFCIVCDDKNEAIAVYENLRQISTKTETVFMSSWELDEEHKEIFAKDKHLDVVDIRDIAASRLMDYLPDLPVLADNIGLSEGEIMEVKVPIGSSYMYRHISSVAQKKWRIALIYRGSEIILPKPNIMIQPSDILLIVGDPNVLQNVYRSIKRESGQFPSPFGSNIYALIDMKSMSKERVGKLIEDSLYMHSKLNNKRLIFRVINATLGENLERLKAIKEKNILVLMDYFNSDNKEIKSDVAKHDIGLILSDDKYFFKFQKLFYKLKLPVLKTGKILLSNIKEGVILGDQSQEVENQSAVITDCCAQLDLEMKFYYFDNKHSDDEALREHFESISALFSKRIKIENHNLKNPLVKLKNTKDLLHFVMFSKSVANGGTFAFLSTNLNRLYKKLSQNAQLFVPVSE from the coding sequence ATGAAGAAAATTTTAATAATCGCAGATGGAACTTTCGCAAGAAATTTTTTAAACAGATTGCTTGAAACAAAATCAAATTTGCATCACTATATCGTTGTTTCAAGTGAGGATTACAGTCAAAAATCAAATTATGAAAATTTTACATTTTACCAGTTTGATCCAACTAGCCTCTCAAAGCTAAAAAGCGTGAGCGATGGCTATTTTAGTCAGTTTTGTATAGTTTGCGATGATAAAAATGAGGCGATTGCTGTTTATGAAAATTTAAGACAGATCAGCACAAAGACCGAGACTGTTTTTATGAGCTCATGGGAGCTTGATGAGGAGCATAAAGAGATATTTGCAAAAGATAAGCATTTAGATGTTGTTGATATCAGAGATATTGCAGCTTCAAGGCTTATGGATTATTTACCTGATCTGCCGGTTTTGGCTGATAATATCGGTCTTAGCGAGGGTGAGATCATGGAGGTTAAGGTACCAATAGGTAGCTCTTATATGTATCGTCACATCAGCTCGGTAGCTCAGAAAAAATGGCGAATAGCTCTCATATATCGAGGCAGCGAGATCATCTTGCCAAAGCCAAATATAATGATACAACCAAGCGATATTTTGCTAATTGTCGGCGATCCAAACGTACTTCAAAATGTTTACCGTTCTATTAAACGCGAGAGCGGTCAGTTTCCAAGTCCATTTGGCAGCAACATCTATGCACTAATCGATATGAAATCAATGAGCAAAGAGCGCGTTGGCAAGCTTATAGAAGATAGTCTATATATGCACTCAAAGCTAAATAACAAACGCCTTATTTTTAGAGTTATAAACGCGACTTTGGGTGAAAATTTAGAGAGACTAAAGGCTATAAAAGAGAAAAATATTCTTGTTTTGATGGATTATTTCAACAGCGACAATAAAGAGATCAAATCAGATGTCGCAAAGCACGACATAGGGCTAATCTTAAGTGATGATAAGTACTTTTTTAAATTTCAAAAGCTCTTTTATAAGCTCAAGCTTCCAGTGCTAAAAACAGGCAAAATTTTGCTTTCAAATATAAAAGAGGGCGTGATACTTGGCGATCAAAGTCAAGAAGTGGAGAATCAATCAGCCGTGATAACAGACTGCTGTGCACAGCTTGATTTGGAGATGAAATTTTACTATTTTGATAATAAGCATAGCGATGATGAAGCGTTAAGAGAGCATTTTGAGAGCATTAGCGCGCTATTTTCTAAGCGTATAAAGATAGAAAATCACAATCTTAAAAATCCGCTTGTAAAACTAAAAAATACAAAAGATTTGCTTCATTTTGTGATGTTTAGCAAAAGCGTGGCAAATGGTGGGACATTTGCCTTTTTATCGACAAATTTAAATAGGCTTTATAAAAAACTAAGCCAAAACGCACAGCTTTTTGTGCCAGTAAGTGAGTAA
- the aroB gene encoding 3-dehydroquinate synthase gives MQINLNLKEKASSYKIYINELERLELKGKVGIVTNAKVAGLHLEKLLSVLKCDEKFIISVPDGEEYKNLETIEQILEQFFVSKFDRSSTLIAFGGGVISDMTGFAASIYERGINFINIPTTLLAQVDASVGGKTGVNNKFGKNLIGSFYQPKAVFCEINFLKTLPKREFAAGVAEALKMAITFDKEMFDWLKSVKLDDENLAKLVEKSINLKAKVVEQDEKEKGLRAILNYGHTFAHVIENETNYKEFLHGEAVAIGMNMANRLSVRLGLMSEAEAEDIKQVLVRFGLPVNYKIENEYAFYEAFFMDKKTKDDKINFIIADRIGGAIIKNDVKKEDILEILREFK, from the coding sequence ATGCAGATAAACTTAAACCTTAAAGAAAAGGCGTCAAGCTATAAAATTTATATAAACGAGCTTGAGAGACTAGAGCTAAAAGGCAAGGTTGGCATCGTTACAAACGCTAAAGTAGCGGGCCTTCATCTTGAAAAGCTACTTAGTGTTTTAAAATGCGATGAGAAATTTATTATAAGTGTGCCTGACGGCGAAGAGTATAAAAACCTTGAAACGATAGAGCAAATTTTAGAGCAGTTTTTTGTGAGTAAATTTGATCGCTCATCTACACTAATTGCCTTTGGTGGTGGCGTCATAAGCGATATGACTGGCTTTGCGGCGAGCATCTATGAAAGGGGGATAAATTTCATAAACATCCCAACTACGCTTCTAGCGCAAGTTGATGCTAGTGTTGGCGGAAAAACGGGTGTAAATAACAAATTTGGCAAAAATTTAATAGGCTCATTTTATCAGCCAAAGGCGGTTTTTTGTGAGATAAATTTCTTAAAGACATTGCCAAAGAGAGAATTTGCAGCTGGTGTGGCTGAGGCTTTAAAAATGGCGATAACTTTTGACAAAGAGATGTTTGATTGGCTAAAGAGTGTAAAATTAGATGATGAAAATTTAGCCAAGCTAGTTGAAAAGTCTATAAATTTAAAAGCAAAAGTGGTTGAACAAGATGAGAAGGAAAAGGGGCTAAGAGCCATCCTAAACTACGGCCACACCTTTGCTCACGTCATCGAAAATGAGACAAACTACAAGGAATTTTTACACGGCGAAGCGGTGGCGATAGGTATGAATATGGCAAATCGCTTAAGTGTAAGACTAGGGCTCATGAGCGAGGCAGAAGCAGAGGATATCAAACAGGTTTTAGTGAGATTTGGCCTTCCAGTAAACTACAAAATAGAAAATGAATATGCATTTTACGAGGCATTTTTTATGGATAAAAAGACAAAAGATGATAAGATAAATTTTATTATCGCAGATAGGATAGGCGGTGCGATCATCAAAAATGACGTCAAAAAAGAGGATATTTTAGAAATTTTAAGAGAATTTAAATGA